Proteins co-encoded in one Mycobacterium mantenii genomic window:
- a CDS encoding DUF881 domain-containing protein, with amino-acid sequence MGPVRRTGLSGMVRGGRSRMAFGTLAAMLCLLLGLAIVTQVRQTESGDSLETARPADLLVLLDSLRQREGTLNTEVNELQNTLNSLQASGNNDQAAIESAKARLSALAILVGAVGATGPGVTVTIEDPAPGVSPEAMLDVINELRAAGAEAIEVNDAHQSVRVGVDTWVVGMPGSLTIDSKTLSPPYSVLAIGDPPTLAAAMNIPGGAQDTVKRIGARMSVQQADRVDVTTLRQPKPHQYAQPVK; translated from the coding sequence ATCGGACCGGTGCGCCGCACCGGTTTATCCGGGATGGTGCGCGGCGGTCGGTCCCGGATGGCGTTCGGAACGCTGGCCGCCATGCTGTGCCTGCTGCTGGGCCTCGCCATCGTCACCCAGGTCCGCCAGACCGAATCGGGTGACTCGCTGGAGACGGCCCGCCCCGCAGACCTTTTGGTGCTGCTGGACTCGTTGCGACAGCGCGAAGGCACGCTCAACACCGAGGTGAACGAGCTACAGAACACGCTGAATTCACTGCAGGCGTCCGGAAACAACGACCAGGCCGCCATCGAATCCGCGAAGGCCAGGCTGTCGGCGCTGGCCATCCTGGTCGGGGCGGTCGGCGCCACCGGACCCGGCGTCACCGTCACGATCGAGGACCCCGCGCCCGGGGTTTCACCCGAGGCGATGCTCGATGTGATCAACGAGTTGCGCGCCGCGGGCGCCGAGGCGATCGAAGTCAACGACGCACACCAATCCGTGCGCGTGGGTGTCGACACGTGGGTCGTGGGTATGCCTGGGTCGCTGACCATCGACTCCAAAACGCTGTCGCCGCCGTATTCGGTTCTGGCGATTGGCGATCCGCCCACCCTTGCCGCGGCCATGAACATTCCCGGTGGCGCGCAGGACACCGTCAAGCGCATAGGCGCGCGAATGTCGGTCCAGCAGGCCGACCGGGTGGACGTGACCACCTTGCGGCAACCAAAACCGCACCAATACGCTCAGCCGGTCAAGTGA
- the gcvH gene encoding glycine cleavage system protein GcvH: protein MSDIPPDLRYTAEHEWVRRSGDDTVRVGITDFAQSALGDVVFVQLPDVGTELTAGESFGEVESTKSVSDLYAPVSGKVSAVNTDLDGSPQLVNSDPYGAGWLLDVQVSEVGELESAISSLLDAEAYRGTLTE from the coding sequence GTGAGCGATATCCCGCCCGATCTGCGCTACACCGCCGAACATGAATGGGTTCGTCGAAGTGGGGATGACACGGTACGCGTGGGCATCACCGATTTTGCGCAGTCCGCATTGGGCGATGTCGTGTTCGTTCAGCTGCCCGACGTGGGCACCGAGCTGACCGCGGGCGAGTCGTTCGGTGAGGTCGAATCCACGAAATCGGTGTCGGACCTGTATGCCCCGGTGTCGGGCAAGGTGTCGGCGGTCAACACCGATCTGGACGGCAGTCCGCAATTGGTGAATTCCGACCCGTATGGAGCCGGCTGGTTGCTGGATGTGCAGGTATCCGAGGTCGGCGAATTGGAGTCGGCCATCTCTTCGCTGCTCGACGCTGAGGCCTACCGCGGAACGCTGACCGAATGA
- the garA gene encoding glycogen accumulation regulator GarA: MDNDQNSDEVTVETTSVFRADFLNELDAPAQAGTESAVSGVEGLPAGSALLVVKRGPNAGSRFLLDQATTSAGRHPDSDIFLDDVTVSRRHAEFRLENNEFSVVDVGSLNGTYVNREPVDSAVLGNGDEVQIGKFRLVFLTGPKQGEDGGSSG, translated from the coding sequence ATGGACAACGACCAGAATTCGGATGAAGTCACGGTAGAGACGACTTCGGTCTTCCGCGCCGACTTCCTCAACGAGCTGGACGCTCCCGCGCAAGCGGGAACTGAGAGCGCGGTATCGGGAGTCGAAGGTCTCCCGGCGGGCTCGGCGTTGTTGGTCGTCAAGCGGGGACCGAATGCGGGCTCGCGCTTTTTGCTGGACCAGGCCACCACGTCCGCCGGTCGGCACCCCGACAGCGACATTTTCCTCGATGACGTAACCGTCAGCCGTCGGCACGCCGAATTCAGGTTGGAAAACAACGAATTCAGCGTGGTCGACGTTGGTAGTCTCAACGGCACTTACGTCAACCGTGAGCCCGTGGACTCCGCGGTGCTTGGCAACGGCGACGAAGTGCAGATCGGCAAGTTCCGCTTGGTGTTTCTGACCGGACCCAAGCAGGGTGAGGATGGAGGATCTTCAGGCTAG
- the ftsR gene encoding transcriptional regulator FtsR, translating to MSAPDSSALAGMSIGAVLELLRPDFPDVTISKIRFLEAEGLVTPQRAASGYRRFTAYDCARLRFILTAQRDHYLPLKVIRAQLDAQPDGELPPVRTSYSVPRLVSVAGTGAAGAGADAGSDTSAVAPAHVRLSREELLNRANVDEELLTALLKAGVITTGPAGFFDEHAVVILQCARALSDYGVEPRHLRAFRSAADRQSDLIAQIAGPVVKAGKAGARDRADDLAREVAALAITLHTSLIKSAVRDVLDR from the coding sequence GTGAGCGCACCCGATAGCTCGGCACTGGCCGGGATGTCGATCGGGGCGGTCTTGGAATTGCTGAGGCCGGACTTCCCCGATGTCACCATCTCCAAAATCCGCTTCTTGGAGGCCGAGGGATTGGTGACGCCGCAGCGGGCTGCATCGGGGTATCGAAGGTTCACCGCATACGACTGCGCACGGTTGCGGTTCATCCTTACCGCGCAGCGTGATCACTACTTGCCGCTGAAGGTCATCAGGGCGCAACTGGACGCCCAACCCGACGGTGAGCTGCCGCCCGTCAGAACGTCCTATTCCGTCCCCCGCCTGGTGTCCGTGGCGGGAACCGGGGCAGCAGGCGCCGGTGCGGACGCGGGCTCCGACACCTCGGCGGTGGCCCCGGCCCACGTCCGGTTGAGCCGCGAGGAGCTGCTGAATCGCGCGAATGTCGATGAGGAGCTGCTGACGGCGCTCCTCAAAGCCGGAGTGATCACCACCGGGCCCGCCGGGTTTTTCGACGAGCACGCCGTCGTCATCCTGCAATGCGCGCGGGCGTTGTCGGATTACGGTGTCGAGCCGCGGCATCTGCGGGCGTTCCGTTCGGCGGCCGATCGCCAGTCGGATCTGATCGCCCAAATTGCCGGGCCGGTAGTCAAAGCCGGCAAGGCCGGTGCGCGCGATCGTGCCGATGATTTGGCACGCGAAGTCGCGGCGCTTGCCATCACGTTGCACACGTCGTTGATCAAATCCGCCGTTCGCGACGTTCTGGATCGCTGA
- a CDS encoding bifunctional nuclease family protein, translated as MGEVRVVGIRVEQPQNQPVLLLRETDGDRYLPIWIGQSEAAAIALEQQGVEPPRPLTHDLIRDVIAALGHSLKEVRIVDLQEGTFYADLVFDRNITVSARPSDSVAIALRVGVPIYVEEGVLAQAGLLIPDETDEEGGTTVREDEVEKFKEFLDSVSPDDFKAT; from the coding sequence ATGGGTGAAGTTCGTGTTGTCGGCATTCGCGTAGAGCAGCCGCAGAACCAGCCGGTGTTGTTGCTGCGCGAAACCGACGGTGACCGTTACCTCCCGATCTGGATCGGACAGTCGGAGGCTGCCGCCATCGCACTCGAGCAGCAAGGTGTTGAGCCCCCTCGCCCGTTGACGCACGATTTGATCAGGGATGTGATTGCCGCGCTTGGGCATTCGCTGAAAGAGGTGCGGATCGTCGATCTGCAAGAGGGCACTTTCTACGCTGACCTGGTGTTCGACCGCAACATCACCGTGTCGGCCCGTCCCTCGGACTCGGTGGCGATCGCGCTGCGCGTCGGCGTGCCCATCTACGTCGAGGAAGGCGTGCTTGCCCAGGCCGGTCTGCTGATCCCCGACGAGACCGACGAGGAAGGCGGCACCACCGTCCGGGAGGACGAGGTGGAGAAGTTCAAGGAATTTCTCGACAGCGTGTCGCCGGACGATTTCAAGGCCACCTAG
- a CDS encoding MerR family transcriptional regulator translates to MSEQPRQEQLNLAESGSPASSDRSVTVASAPVQPGLFPDDSVPDELVGYRGPSACQIAGITYRQLDYWARTSLVVPSIRSAAGSGSQRLYSFKDILVLKIVKRLLDTGISLHNIRVAVDHLRQRGVQDLANITLFSDGTTVYECTSAEEVVDLLQGGQGVFGIAVSGAMRELTGVIADFPGERADGGESIAEPEDELASRRKHRDRKIG, encoded by the coding sequence GTGAGCGAGCAGCCACGCCAAGAGCAGCTCAACCTAGCTGAGAGCGGTAGTCCGGCGAGCAGTGACCGTAGCGTCACCGTAGCCAGCGCACCCGTGCAGCCCGGACTTTTTCCGGACGACTCCGTGCCCGACGAGTTGGTCGGCTACCGCGGTCCGAGTGCCTGCCAGATCGCCGGCATCACGTATCGGCAGCTGGACTACTGGGCACGCACCTCGCTGGTGGTCCCGTCGATCCGCAGCGCGGCGGGCTCCGGCAGCCAGCGGCTCTACTCGTTCAAGGACATCCTGGTCCTCAAGATCGTCAAGCGGTTGCTGGACACCGGGATCTCGTTGCACAACATCCGCGTCGCGGTCGACCATCTGCGTCAGCGTGGCGTCCAAGACCTGGCCAACATCACCCTGTTCTCCGACGGCACCACCGTTTACGAGTGCACGTCGGCCGAAGAGGTGGTCGACCTGCTGCAGGGCGGCCAGGGTGTCTTCGGCATCGCCGTCTCGGGCGCCATGCGCGAGCTGACCGGCGTCATCGCGGACTTCCCCGGCGAGCGGGCCGACGGCGGCGAGTCGATCGCCGAGCCCGAGGACGAGCTCGCGTCCCGGCGCAAGCACCGCGACCGCAAGATCGGCTGA
- the gcvP gene encoding aminomethyl-transferring glycine dehydrogenase — protein sequence MPDQFTFAARHIGPDRQAVAAMLAVIGVDSLDELAAKAVPAGILDRVTGGGAAPGLDQLPPPASETEALAELRSLAETNTVAVSMIGQGYYDTLTPPVLLRNILENPAWYTAYTPYQPEISQGRLEALLNFQTMVADLTGLEVANASMLDEGTAAAEAMTLMHRAARGKAIRLVVDADVFAQTAAIVATRAKPLGIEIVTADLRDGLPDGDFFGVIAQLPGASGRITDWAGLVEQAHGRGALVAIGADLLAMTLITPPGELGADVAFGSTQRFGVPMGFGGPHAGYLAVHAAHARQLPGRLVGVSLDADGSPAYRLALQTREQHIRRDKATSNICTAQVLLAVMAAMYASYHGAEGLTAIARRVHGHAESIAAALGDALVHEKYFDTVLARVPGRAAEVIAAAKANGINLWQVDDDHVSVACDEATTDDHVAAVLEAFGLRDTGQVGAGADIITRTSEFLTHPAFTQYRTETAMMRYLRTLADKDIALDRSMIPLGSCTMKLNAAAEMEPITWPAFARQHPFAPASDTPGLRRLIADLETWLVQITGYDAVSLQPNAGSQGEYAGLLAIHDYHASRGEPHRDICLIPSSAHGTNAASAALAGMRVVVVACHSNGDVDLDDLRAKVAEHRDRLSTLMITYPSTHGVYEHDIAEICAATHDAGGQVYVDGANLNALVGLARPGKFGGDVSHLNLHKTFCIPHGGGGPGVGPVAVRSHLAPFLPGHPHAPELPQGHPVSAAPYGSASILPISWAYIRMMGAEGLRAASLTAITSANYIARRLDEYFPVLYTGENGMVAHECILDLRGITKATGVTVDDVAKRLADYGFHAPTMSFPVAGTLMVEPTESETLTEVDAFCDAMIAIRGEIDRVGSGEWPVDDNPLRGAPHTAECLVIGDWDHPYTREQAAYPLGKEFRPKVWPPVRRIDGAYGDRNLVCACPPVEAFA from the coding sequence GTGCCCGATCAATTCACCTTCGCAGCTCGGCACATCGGCCCGGACCGCCAGGCCGTCGCGGCCATGCTCGCCGTCATCGGTGTCGACTCCCTCGACGAACTGGCCGCCAAAGCCGTTCCGGCCGGCATCCTGGACCGGGTCACCGGGGGCGGCGCCGCGCCGGGACTTGACCAACTGCCGCCGCCCGCCAGTGAAACCGAGGCGCTAGCCGAGCTGCGATCGTTGGCCGAGACCAACACGGTGGCCGTGTCGATGATCGGGCAGGGCTACTACGACACGCTCACGCCTCCGGTATTGCTGCGCAACATCCTGGAGAACCCGGCCTGGTACACCGCCTACACGCCGTATCAGCCGGAGATCAGCCAAGGCCGGCTGGAGGCCCTGCTGAATTTCCAGACGATGGTGGCCGACCTGACCGGGCTCGAGGTGGCCAACGCCTCGATGCTCGACGAGGGCACCGCGGCGGCCGAGGCCATGACGTTGATGCACCGCGCGGCCCGCGGAAAGGCCATTCGCCTGGTGGTGGACGCCGACGTCTTCGCCCAGACCGCGGCCATCGTGGCCACCCGGGCCAAGCCGTTGGGCATCGAGATCGTCACCGCCGACCTGCGCGACGGGCTGCCCGACGGCGACTTCTTCGGTGTCATCGCGCAACTGCCAGGGGCCAGCGGCCGCATCACGGACTGGGCGGGCCTGGTGGAGCAGGCGCACGGCCGTGGCGCGCTGGTCGCCATCGGGGCCGACCTGCTCGCCATGACCCTGATCACCCCTCCCGGTGAGCTCGGCGCCGACGTCGCCTTCGGTAGCACCCAAAGATTTGGTGTGCCAATGGGTTTCGGTGGGCCACACGCCGGCTACCTGGCGGTGCATGCCGCCCACGCGCGCCAGCTGCCAGGCCGGTTGGTCGGCGTGTCGCTGGACGCCGACGGATCGCCGGCCTACCGGCTGGCGTTGCAGACCCGCGAACAGCACATCCGCCGCGACAAGGCGACCAGCAACATCTGTACCGCGCAGGTGCTGCTCGCGGTGATGGCCGCGATGTACGCCAGCTACCACGGCGCCGAGGGGCTGACCGCGATCGCGCGCCGCGTGCACGGTCACGCCGAGTCGATCGCCGCCGCCCTCGGCGACGCCTTGGTGCACGAGAAATATTTCGACACCGTGCTCGCGCGGGTACCGGGCCGCGCCGCCGAGGTGATCGCCGCAGCAAAGGCTAACGGCATCAACCTGTGGCAGGTCGACGACGACCACGTGTCGGTGGCCTGCGACGAGGCCACCACCGACGACCATGTCGCCGCGGTGCTCGAGGCCTTCGGATTGCGAGACACCGGGCAGGTGGGTGCCGGTGCCGACATCATCACCCGCACATCGGAATTCCTCACCCATCCCGCATTCACCCAATACCGCACCGAGACGGCGATGATGCGCTACCTGCGCACGCTGGCCGACAAAGATATTGCGTTGGACCGCAGCATGATTCCGCTCGGCTCCTGCACCATGAAGCTGAACGCCGCCGCGGAGATGGAACCCATCACCTGGCCGGCGTTCGCCCGCCAGCATCCGTTCGCGCCCGCATCCGACACCCCCGGGCTACGCCGTCTCATCGCCGACCTGGAGACCTGGCTGGTGCAGATCACCGGCTACGACGCGGTCTCGCTGCAACCCAACGCCGGGTCACAGGGCGAGTACGCCGGCCTGCTGGCCATCCACGACTATCACGCCAGCCGGGGGGAACCGCACCGCGACATCTGCCTCATCCCGTCCAGTGCGCACGGCACCAACGCCGCATCGGCGGCCCTGGCCGGGATGCGGGTCGTCGTGGTGGCCTGCCACAGCAACGGCGACGTGGATCTCGATGATCTGCGCGCCAAGGTCGCCGAACACCGCGACCGGCTGTCGACGCTGATGATCACCTATCCGTCCACGCATGGCGTCTACGAGCACGACATCGCCGAGATCTGCGCGGCCACGCACGACGCCGGGGGCCAGGTGTACGTCGACGGCGCCAACCTCAACGCGCTGGTCGGGTTGGCGCGGCCCGGGAAATTCGGCGGTGACGTCAGCCACCTGAACCTGCACAAGACGTTCTGCATCCCGCACGGCGGCGGCGGACCCGGCGTCGGGCCGGTGGCGGTGCGTTCGCATCTGGCGCCATTCCTGCCGGGGCACCCGCACGCCCCCGAGTTGCCCCAGGGGCATCCTGTGTCGGCGGCACCCTACGGGTCGGCCTCGATCCTGCCGATCAGCTGGGCCTACATCAGGATGATGGGCGCCGAGGGCCTGCGTGCGGCGTCGCTGACCGCAATCACCTCGGCCAACTACATCGCCCGCCGCCTCGACGAGTACTTCCCGGTGCTCTACACCGGCGAGAACGGCATGGTCGCCCACGAATGCATCCTGGACCTGCGGGGCATCACCAAGGCCACCGGTGTCACCGTCGACGACGTCGCAAAGCGCTTGGCGGACTACGGGTTTCACGCGCCGACCATGAGCTTCCCGGTGGCCGGCACGCTGATGGTGGAGCCCACCGAGAGCGAGACCCTGACCGAAGTCGACGCCTTCTGCGACGCGATGATCGCCATCCGCGGCGAGATCGACCGAGTGGGTTCGGGGGAGTGGCCCGTTGACGACAACCCGCTGCGGGGCGCACCGCATACGGCCGAGTGCCTGGTGATCGGCGATTGGGACCACCCGTACACCCGCGAGCAGGCCGCCTACCCGCTGGGCAAGGAGTTCCGCCCCAAGGTGTGGCCGCCGGTGCGTCGCATCGACGGTGCCTACGGCGATCGCAATCTGGTCTGCGCGTGCCCGCCGGTGGAGGCGTTCGCCTAG
- a CDS encoding TetR/AcrR family transcriptional regulator, protein MVDPAMLLGLVPDGLATLDPTARAIVTAARACFTERGFQGTTMQDIADTAGVGVATVYRRFRHKRNLVRLTIMDESVRLSTLVSEVAGRAATPEEGIADVFAAFVHEASAPKLLTRSIRESPAAGELTAFLTDENLIAMTRGYIATWLRRWQERGELAAELDTEVVGEMIGRLIISLIKTPKSVIPIYHQNKARDFARRYLVPLVLPSPVNTPG, encoded by the coding sequence ATGGTAGATCCCGCGATGCTGCTCGGCTTGGTGCCCGACGGTCTTGCCACCCTCGATCCGACAGCCCGTGCCATCGTCACCGCGGCACGCGCCTGCTTCACCGAGCGCGGCTTCCAGGGCACCACCATGCAAGACATCGCCGACACCGCCGGCGTTGGCGTCGCCACGGTCTACCGCCGCTTCCGGCACAAACGAAACCTGGTGCGACTGACCATCATGGACGAATCCGTGCGGCTGAGCACCCTGGTGTCCGAGGTCGCTGGTCGAGCGGCGACACCGGAAGAAGGAATCGCCGACGTCTTCGCCGCCTTCGTTCACGAAGCCTCCGCGCCCAAACTGCTGACCCGAAGCATTCGCGAATCACCCGCCGCCGGAGAACTAACCGCCTTCCTGACCGATGAGAACCTGATCGCCATGACGCGCGGCTACATCGCCACTTGGCTGCGGCGATGGCAGGAACGCGGCGAGCTGGCCGCCGAGCTCGACACCGAGGTCGTCGGCGAGATGATCGGACGGCTGATCATCTCGCTGATCAAGACGCCGAAGTCGGTCATCCCCATCTACCACCAAAACAAGGCCCGCGATTTCGCCCGCCGGTATCTAGTGCCGCTGGTGCTGCCGTCGCCGGTGAATACGCCCGGCTGA
- a CDS encoding oxygenase MpaB family protein codes for MMTAASFVRGNGSGATGKPDAAHRELADDVRWFAGSPLAAAFGRLALDQVAHREIAAAVDHSGRFADNFTDRGIRSAAFTALATFGDSSDVRTSRADLKRLHRDVRGTGKDTFSDTRYSALNPEVWIWVAVSGLNLLYQAYLRVCGRRLTAAEKEVVYQTLRAELQFLELPSKQAKLPATLLDMLEYYDAVAAKDLADNDFLQFANRSFVAPPIPKLLVSRQMRPLLRLVWPVLTALASRPVVVCSAAVAHPMMRRLLGVRWGTREQLEFNAYVAALQLGWRWLPRRLTLEPLAYNRYRYERLRDRYRSVLLESFAAPNRA; via the coding sequence ATGATGACGGCGGCGAGTTTCGTACGGGGCAATGGATCCGGTGCGACGGGCAAACCCGATGCGGCGCACCGGGAATTGGCGGACGACGTCCGGTGGTTCGCGGGGTCTCCATTGGCCGCCGCCTTCGGTCGTCTGGCCCTCGACCAGGTGGCACACCGGGAGATCGCGGCGGCGGTCGACCACAGCGGACGATTCGCCGACAATTTCACCGATCGCGGCATCCGCAGCGCCGCGTTCACCGCCCTGGCCACCTTCGGTGACAGTTCCGACGTGCGGACGTCGCGCGCCGACCTCAAACGCTTGCATCGGGATGTGCGGGGCACCGGCAAGGACACGTTCAGCGACACCCGCTACAGCGCTTTGAACCCCGAGGTGTGGATCTGGGTCGCGGTGAGCGGGCTGAACCTGCTGTATCAGGCTTATCTGCGGGTGTGCGGTCGTCGGCTCACCGCGGCCGAAAAGGAGGTCGTCTACCAGACGCTGCGGGCGGAGTTGCAGTTCCTGGAATTGCCCAGCAAGCAGGCGAAGCTGCCGGCGACCCTGCTCGACATGCTCGAGTACTACGACGCCGTTGCCGCAAAAGACTTGGCCGACAACGACTTTCTGCAATTCGCCAATCGCAGCTTCGTCGCGCCACCGATCCCGAAGCTGTTGGTATCCAGGCAGATGCGGCCACTGCTACGACTGGTATGGCCGGTGCTGACCGCGCTGGCGTCCCGACCGGTGGTCGTCTGTTCCGCCGCGGTCGCCCATCCCATGATGCGGCGCCTGCTCGGGGTGCGGTGGGGTACCCGTGAGCAACTCGAGTTCAATGCCTATGTCGCCGCCCTGCAACTGGGCTGGCGATGGTTGCCGCGCCGGCTCACTCTGGAGCCGTTGGCCTATAACCGTTATCGGTACGAGCGGCTACGCGACCGCTACCGCTCGGTGCTCCTCGAGTCGTTCGCCGCGCCGAACCGTGCCTGA
- a CDS encoding substrate-binding domain-containing protein: MGRHSAPDPDDSLDEPARDDIADEPSRGEDAGHHRGAGSDEDADLFADDSAYSDEGAYSAEGDHSGEEDPYAAGDAFVDSTADDYPEFPSRQTAPSSTEPPASAPSLFRGGHRGLGDWRGGHRSEGGRRGISIGVIVALVAVVVVVGSVILWSFFGDALSKRSHTAANRCAGGQETVAVVADPSIADSVQQLAESYNKSAGPVGDHCMVVSVKPANSDAVLNGFIGKWPAELGGQPALWIPGSSISVARLAGATAQKTITESHSLVTSPVVLAIRPQLAPALSNQNWAGLPGLQTNPNALAGLNLPAWGSLRVALPMSGNGDASFLAGEAVAAASVPPGAPVTQGTGAVRSLLSAQPKLADNSLTEAMNTLLKSGDPATAPVHAVVTTEQQLFQRGQSLPDAKGALGFWLPPGSSAVADYPTVLLSGSWLTREQASAASEFSRFMHKSDQLAKLAKAGFRVNGVQPPSNPVTNFPALPAALSVGDDPMRATLAEAMASPSNGQATTIMLDQSMPGQEGGKSRLANVIGALQDKIKALPSTAVVGLWTFDGHEGRSEVASGPLSDPVNGQPRSAALAGALDKQYSSGGGAVSFTTLRMLYQDMQTNYHAGQTNSILLITAGPHTDQTLDGPGLQDFIRKSADPAKPIAVNVIDFGADPDRTTWEAVAQLSGGSYQNLATSASPDLASAVNTFLS; encoded by the coding sequence ATGGGTAGGCACAGTGCGCCCGACCCTGACGACTCCCTCGACGAACCAGCTCGCGACGACATCGCCGACGAGCCGTCTCGAGGCGAAGACGCGGGGCACCACCGGGGTGCCGGCTCCGACGAGGATGCCGACCTCTTCGCGGACGACAGTGCCTACTCCGACGAGGGTGCCTACTCGGCCGAGGGTGATCACTCCGGCGAGGAAGATCCCTACGCGGCCGGCGATGCCTTCGTAGACAGCACCGCTGACGATTACCCGGAATTCCCGTCGCGGCAGACCGCCCCGTCGAGCACGGAACCGCCCGCCTCAGCACCGTCGCTGTTCCGGGGAGGGCATCGCGGGCTCGGCGATTGGCGGGGTGGTCATCGCAGCGAGGGCGGGCGTCGCGGCATCAGCATCGGCGTGATCGTGGCGCTGGTCGCGGTCGTCGTGGTCGTCGGTTCGGTGATCCTGTGGAGCTTCTTCGGCGACGCGTTGTCCAAGCGTTCGCACACGGCCGCCAATCGCTGTGCGGGAGGACAGGAGACGGTGGCCGTGGTCGCCGACCCGTCGATCGCCGATTCCGTACAGCAACTGGCGGAAAGCTACAACAAATCGGCCGGGCCGGTCGGTGACCACTGCATGGTGGTCAGCGTCAAGCCGGCGAACTCCGATGCCGTGCTCAACGGTTTCATCGGCAAGTGGCCCGCGGAACTGGGCGGGCAGCCCGCGTTGTGGATTCCGGGCAGTTCGATTTCCGTCGCGCGACTCGCCGGGGCCACGGCGCAAAAAACCATCACCGAGAGCCACTCGCTGGTCACCTCGCCGGTGGTGCTGGCCATCCGTCCGCAACTCGCGCCGGCCCTGTCCAACCAGAACTGGGCGGGGCTGCCCGGGCTGCAGACCAACCCGAATGCGTTGGCCGGGTTGAACTTACCCGCGTGGGGCTCGCTGCGAGTGGCGCTGCCGATGAGCGGCAACGGGGACGCGTCGTTTCTGGCCGGCGAGGCGGTGGCGGCCGCGTCGGTACCGCCCGGCGCCCCCGTGACCCAGGGCACCGGCGCGGTGCGCAGCCTGTTGAGCGCACAACCTAAACTTGCCGACAACTCGCTGACCGAGGCGATGAACACGCTGCTGAAGTCCGGTGACCCCGCGACCGCGCCGGTGCACGCGGTCGTCACCACCGAACAGCAGCTCTTCCAGCGCGGCCAATCGTTGCCAGACGCCAAAGGCGCGTTGGGGTTCTGGCTTCCACCCGGGTCCTCGGCGGTCGCCGACTACCCCACTGTGCTGCTCAGCGGTTCGTGGCTCACCCGGGAGCAGGCCTCAGCGGCCAGCGAGTTCTCGCGTTTCATGCATAAGTCCGACCAGCTGGCCAAGCTGGCGAAGGCCGGCTTCCGCGTCAACGGGGTCCAACCGCCCAGCAATCCCGTCACGAATTTCCCGGCGCTGCCGGCCGCGCTGTCGGTGGGTGATGACCCGATGCGCGCTACCCTCGCCGAGGCCATGGCGAGCCCGTCGAACGGACAGGCCACCACCATCATGCTCGACCAGTCGATGCCCGGCCAGGAAGGCGGAAAGTCCCGGCTGGCCAACGTGATCGGGGCGCTGCAGGACAAGATCAAAGCCCTGCCCTCCACCGCGGTGGTCGGTCTGTGGACGTTCGACGGTCACGAGGGCCGCTCCGAGGTGGCCAGTGGGCCGCTGTCCGATCCCGTCAACGGCCAGCCGCGTTCGGCGGCCCTGGCCGGCGCGCTGGACAAGCAGTACTCGTCGGGCGGCGGTGCGGTGTCGTTCACCACGTTGCGGATGCTCTACCAGGATATGCAGACCAATTACCATGCGGGACAGACGAATTCGATTCTGTTGATCACCGCCGGGCCGCACACCGATCAGACCCTGGACGGGCCGGGGCTGCAGGACTTCATCCGCAAGAGTGCCGATCCGGCGAAACCCATCGCGGTGAATGTCATCGATTTCGGTGCCGACCCGGACCGGACCACCTGGGAGGCGGTCGCCCAGCTCAGCGGCGGCAGCTATCAGAACCTGGCGACCTCGGCGTCCCCCGACCTCGCGTCGGCGGTCAACACCTTTCTGAGCTGA